A window of the Sporosarcina sp. FSL K6-2383 genome harbors these coding sequences:
- the rplV gene encoding 50S ribosomal protein L22: MQQAKAIARTVRIAPRKVRLVVDLIRGKKIGEAVAILRLTPKAASPVVEKVLNSAIANAEHNYEMDVENLIISEVFVDEGPTMKRFRPRAQGRASAINKRTSHITVVVSEKKEG, from the coding sequence ATGCAACAAGCAAAAGCTATTGCCCGCACAGTCCGTATTGCTCCTCGTAAAGTCCGTTTAGTCGTTGATCTTATCCGGGGCAAAAAAATCGGTGAAGCTGTCGCGATTCTACGCCTGACGCCGAAAGCGGCATCTCCGGTTGTAGAAAAAGTATTAAATTCAGCGATTGCAAATGCTGAACATAACTACGAAATGGATGTCGAAAACCTAATCATCAGCGAAGTATTCGTAGATGAAGGTCCGACAATGAAACGTTTCCGTCCACGTGCACAGGGACGTGCGAGTGCAATCAATAAACGCACAAGCCACATCACTGTAGTGGTATCAGAAAAAAAGGAGGGATAA
- the rpsS gene encoding 30S ribosomal protein S19: protein MGRSLKKGPFVDDHLIKKVDAQKDSQKKQVIKTWSRRSTIFPSFIGLTIAVYDGRKHVPVYVTEDMVGHKLGEFAPTRTYKGHGADDKKTRR, encoded by the coding sequence ATGGGCCGCAGCTTGAAAAAAGGACCTTTTGTAGATGATCACCTTATTAAAAAGGTAGATGCACAAAAGGATTCCCAGAAAAAACAGGTTATTAAAACTTGGTCACGCCGTTCAACTATCTTCCCGTCATTCATTGGATTGACGATTGCTGTATACGACGGACGTAAACACGTACCTGTCTATGTGACTGAAGATATGGTAGGTCATAAACTAGGTGAATTCGCACCTACGCGCACGTACAAAGGTCATGGCGCTGACGATAAGAAAACAAGACGTTAA
- the rplB gene encoding 50S ribosomal protein L2: MAIKKYKPTSNGRRNMTSSDFAEITTDKPEKSLLAPLKRKGGRNNTGRTTVRHQGGGHKRQYRVIDFQRRKDGIPGRVATIEYDPNRSANIALINYVDGEKRYILAPKGLEVGMTIMSGPDADIKVGNTLPLENIPMGSTIHNIELKPGKGGQLVRSAGTSAQLLGREDKYVIVRLQSGEVRMILATCRATIGHVGNEQHELINIGKAGRSRWLGKRPAVRGSVMNPNDHPHGGGEGRTGIGMKSPVTPWGKPTLGYKTRKKNNKTDKFIVRRRKK, translated from the coding sequence ATGGCGATTAAGAAATACAAACCTACCTCCAACGGACGTCGTAACATGACTTCTTCTGACTTTGCTGAAATTACTACAGACAAACCAGAAAAATCATTGCTTGCACCGCTTAAACGGAAAGGCGGCCGTAACAATACAGGTAGGACTACTGTTCGTCACCAAGGTGGAGGCCATAAGCGCCAATACCGTGTCATCGATTTCCAACGCCGGAAAGATGGCATACCAGGACGCGTTGCTACGATCGAATACGATCCAAACCGTTCTGCGAACATCGCTTTAATCAATTATGTAGACGGGGAGAAACGTTATATCCTCGCACCAAAAGGATTGGAAGTTGGCATGACAATCATGTCAGGTCCAGATGCGGATATTAAAGTAGGTAACACACTTCCACTTGAAAATATCCCAATGGGTTCAACTATCCATAACATCGAATTGAAACCAGGTAAAGGTGGTCAACTTGTACGTTCAGCAGGTACATCTGCTCAACTACTAGGCCGCGAAGATAAATACGTTATCGTACGTCTTCAATCTGGCGAAGTTCGCATGATCCTTGCAACATGCCGCGCGACAATTGGTCACGTTGGTAATGAGCAACACGAACTTATTAATATCGGTAAAGCAGGTCGTTCACGTTGGTTAGGCAAACGCCCAGCAGTTCGTGGATCTGTAATGAACCCTAACGATCACCCACACGGTGGTGGTGAAGGACGTACTGGTATTGGTATGAAATCACCAGTTACTCCTTGGGGTAAACCAACACTCGGTTATAAAACTCGTAAGAAAAACAACAAAACCGACAAATTTATTGTTCGTCGCCGTAAAAAATAA
- the rplW gene encoding 50S ribosomal protein L23 has protein sequence MEARDILKRPVITERSSEQMEFKKYTFEVDTRANKTHVKQAVEEIFGVKVEKVNVQNYKGKFKRMGKHAGYTNKRRKAIVTLSADSKDIELFEI, from the coding sequence ATGGAAGCACGTGATATTCTAAAACGTCCGGTCATTACCGAGCGTTCTTCTGAACAAATGGAATTCAAAAAATATACTTTCGAAGTTGACACGCGCGCTAACAAAACACATGTGAAGCAAGCTGTTGAAGAAATCTTCGGAGTAAAAGTCGAAAAAGTTAACGTGCAGAACTACAAAGGTAAGTTCAAGCGTATGGGTAAACATGCTGGATATACAAACAAACGCCGTAAAGCGATTGTTACACTATCTGCTGACTCTAAAGACATCGAACTTTTTGAAATCTAA
- the rplD gene encoding 50S ribosomal protein L4: protein MPKVSVLNQTGSSVGDIELNDAIFGIEPNEAVLFEALVQQRASLRQGNHKVKTRAEVAGGGRKPWRQKGTGRARQGSIRSPQWRGGGIVFGPNPRSYSYKLPKKVRRLALLSALSTKVREEDMIVLDGLTFDAPKTKEFVQVLAALSIDKKALIVTADLDETVALSARNIPGISVVTASGINVLDLIGHNKLVMTKAAVQKVEEVLG, encoded by the coding sequence ATGCCTAAAGTATCCGTACTAAACCAGACAGGATCTTCTGTCGGCGATATCGAACTAAACGATGCGATTTTTGGAATCGAGCCGAACGAAGCTGTCTTATTTGAAGCATTGGTCCAACAGCGTGCGTCATTGCGCCAAGGTAACCATAAAGTAAAAACACGCGCGGAAGTCGCTGGTGGTGGACGTAAACCATGGCGCCAAAAAGGAACAGGTCGTGCTCGTCAAGGGTCAATCCGTTCACCGCAATGGCGTGGAGGCGGTATCGTCTTTGGTCCAAATCCAAGAAGCTATAGCTACAAACTACCGAAAAAAGTTCGTAGACTAGCTCTTCTTTCAGCACTTTCAACGAAAGTACGTGAAGAAGATATGATCGTTCTTGATGGACTTACATTCGATGCACCAAAAACAAAAGAATTCGTCCAAGTATTAGCAGCTCTTTCAATCGACAAAAAAGCGTTGATCGTGACTGCAGATTTAGATGAAACAGTAGCATTATCTGCACGTAACATCCCTGGAATCAGTGTTGTTACTGCATCTGGTATCAACGTTCTTGACCTTATCGGCCATAACAAACTTGTTATGACGAAAGCAGCAGTTCAAAAAGTAGAGGAGGTGCTTGGTTAA